A stretch of Mustela nigripes isolate SB6536 chromosome 6, MUSNIG.SB6536, whole genome shotgun sequence DNA encodes these proteins:
- the LOC132019509 gene encoding histone H2A.J, whose protein sequence is MSGRGKQGGKVRAKAKSRSSRAGLQFPVGRVHRLLRKGNYAERVGAGAPVYLAAVLEYLTAEILELAGNAARDNKKTRIIPRHLQLAIRNDEELNKLLGKVTIAQGGVLPNIQAVLLPKKTESQKAKSK, encoded by the coding sequence ATGTCTGGTCGCGGAAAGCAGGGCGGCAAAGTGCGGGCCAAGGCCAAGTCTCGGTCCTCCCGCGCGGGTCTGCAGTTCCCGGTGGGCCGAGTTCACAGACTGCTGCGCAAAGGTAACTACGCGGAGCGAGTGGGCGCTGGGGCGCCCGTGTACCTGGCGGCGGTGTTGGAGTACCTGACCGCCGAGATCCTGGAGTTGGCTGGCAATGCCGCTCGTGACAACAAGAAGACCAGGATAATCCCGCGCCACCTGCAACTCGCCATCCGCAACGACGAGGAGCTCAACAAGCTGCTGGGGAAAGTCACCATTGCTCAGGGCGGTGTGCTGCCCAACATCCAGGCCGTGCTGTTGCCCAAGAAGACGGAGAGTCAGAAGGCGAAGAGCAAGTGA
- the LOC132019510 gene encoding histone H4, which yields MSGRGKGGKGLGKGGAKRHRKVLRDNIQGITKPAIRRLARRGGVKRISGLIYEETRGVLKVFLENVIRDAVTYTEHAKRKTVTAMDVVYALKRQGRTLYGFGG from the coding sequence ATGTCTGGTCGCGGGAAAGGTGGCaaagggctggggaagggaggcGCCAAGCGGCACCGGAAAGTCCTCCGGGATAACATCCAGGGCATCACGAAGCCCGCCATCCGCCGGCTCGCCCGCCGAGGTGGTGTCAAGCGCATTTCTGGGCTCATCTACGAGGAGACCCGGGGAGTCCTGAAGGTCTTCCTGGAGAACGTGATTCGCGACGCGGTGACTTATACCGAGCACGCCAAGCGCAAGACGGTCACCGCTATGGACGTGGTGTACGCGCTGAAACGCCAGGGCCGCACCTTGTACGGCTTCGGCGGCTGA